A stretch of the Haloplanus aerogenes genome encodes the following:
- a CDS encoding class I SAM-dependent methyltransferase, which produces MSSGDQVCKQFQTLLYCFGVYHWRERLRRIVVSTLLFAASVVTFRRGRRWLRLAAVAVAGGALYRGADAARRLVSPAPWALDRAKYDGLASILPLDDVDRALDVGCGSGRSLVGLAPHLPDGCDVIGLDVFDDRVILGNGPQLAKRNGSRAGIDVSPVAGDASRLPFADGSFGLVTACRVAHDIPEDRRAAAFDELRRVCADDGTVGLLELPITPDGVGDYEAYWRRCLADAGLEVERVTTIERTRRPGEPYVAIAATPE; this is translated from the coding sequence ATGTCGTCTGGCGATCAGGTGTGCAAACAGTTCCAAACGCTACTATACTGCTTCGGCGTCTACCACTGGCGCGAGCGACTGCGGCGGATCGTCGTCTCGACGCTCCTGTTCGCGGCGTCCGTCGTGACGTTCCGCCGTGGTCGGCGCTGGCTCCGACTCGCCGCCGTCGCCGTCGCAGGCGGCGCACTCTATCGCGGCGCCGACGCGGCCCGTCGCCTCGTGTCGCCGGCCCCGTGGGCACTCGACCGTGCGAAGTACGACGGACTGGCGTCGATTCTGCCGCTCGACGACGTGGACCGCGCGCTCGACGTGGGGTGTGGCTCCGGGCGGTCGCTGGTGGGGTTGGCGCCGCACTTGCCCGACGGCTGTGACGTGATCGGCCTCGACGTGTTCGACGACCGCGTCATCCTCGGCAACGGCCCGCAGTTGGCGAAGCGGAACGGTTCCCGCGCGGGTATCGACGTGTCGCCGGTCGCGGGCGACGCCTCGCGGCTCCCCTTCGCGGACGGCAGTTTCGGCCTCGTGACGGCCTGCCGGGTCGCCCACGACATCCCCGAGGATCGGCGGGCGGCGGCCTTCGACGAACTCCGGCGGGTGTGTGCCGACGACGGAACGGTGGGGTTGCTGGAACTCCCGATCACACCCGACGGCGTCGGCGATTACGAGGCGTACTGGCGGCGGTGTCTGGCGGACGCCGGGCTGGAAGTCGAGCGAGTGACGACGATCGAACGGACACGGCGACCGGGGG